CACGCCTCGCTGCTGCCGCGGTGGCGGGGGGCAGCGCCGATCCAGCACGCGATCCTCGGGGGGGATGCGGTCACCGGCGTCACGTTGATGCGAATCGAAGCCGGGCTCGACAGCGGTCCGATCTACGCGGCGCGCGAGACGCCGATCGGCGCGGACGAGACCGCCGGCGAGCTGCACGACCGGCTCGCCGAGCTCGGCGCCGCGCTCGCGGCGGAAACGCTCCCGCGGATCCTTGCCGGCACGATCGAGCCGATCCCGCAGGACGACACGGCGAAGACGTATGCCCCGAAGCTCGACAAGCGGGACGCGCGTCTCGATTGGCGCGCTCCCGCGATCGACCTCGCGCGGCGCGTGCGCGCGTTCAACCCCTGGCCGGTCGCGTACACGGTCGCCGACGACGGCCGCGTGATCCGGATTCTCGCGGCCGCGGCGCGGCCGGCGGCGCCCGAGGCCGAGCGGATCGCTCCGGGCCGCATCGTCGCGGCGGGTCGCGACGGCATCGACGTGGCGACCGGCGAAGGCGTGCTCAGGCTCTTGCGAATCCAGCCGCCGTCGTCGCGCGTGATGGACGCCGCGGCCTATCTCGCCGCGCATCGGCTGGACGGGGTGACGTTTGTCTGAGACGAGCGCGGCCGACTCGGGCGCGACCGCCGGCGCAGCCGCCCGGGCCGCGGCCGCGCGCGCCGTGGCGCGAGTCGTGGCCGGTGCGTCGCTCGACGACGCGCTCGCCGCGCTGCCGCCGCTCCCGGAGCGGGACGCGTCGCTCGCGCGGGCGCTCGCGTTCGGCGCCTGCCGGTGGCACCACCGCCTGGAGTGGCAGGCGTCGCGCCTCCTCGACCGGCCGCTGCCGCGGCGCGAGACCACGCTCGCGGCGCTCATACGCGTGGGCCTCCTGCAGCTTCAATCGATGCGCGTGCCGGATCACGCTGCCGTGTCCGCGACCGTCGAGGCCGCGCGGCTCGTCGGCGCGCCGCGGGCGAAAGGCCTCGTGAACGCGGTGCTCCGCCGGTTCCTCCGCGAGCGCGCGCAGCTCGACGCGGAGATGGCCGCGCACCCGACGGCCCTCCACAGCCACCCGGCCTGGCTCATCGAGCGGATTCGCGCCGATTGGCCGGACGACTGGCCGGCGATCCTCGACGCGAACAACGCGGCGCCGCCGATGTGGTTGCGCGTGAACCTTGCGCGCACGACCCGCGAGCGCTACCTCGAGCGCCTCGAGGCCGCGGGCCTCCGCGCGGAGCGAGGCCCGCCGCCTCCCGGAGCGCCCGCGGCGATCCTTCTCGCCGAGCCGTTGCCGACGGCGCGGCTCCCGGGGTTCGCCGAAGGGGAGGTGTCGGTGCAGGACGCGTCGGCGCAGCTTGCGGCGGAGCTGCTCGATCTCGCGCCCGGTCAGCGCGTCCTCGACGCGTGCGCGGCGCCGGGCGGCAAGACCGCGCACGCGCTCGAACGGTGCGGCGCGCTCGCAGAGCTCTGGGCGGTGGACCGCGACGCTTCCCGGCTCGACACGGTCCGAGCGACGCTCACTCGGCTCGGGCTCACGGCGAAGGCGAAGCTCGTGCATGGCGACGCGGCGCGGCCCGACGAATGGTGGGACGGCCGGCCGTTCGATCGCGTGCTGCTCGATGCGCCGTGCACCGCCCTCGGCGTGATTCGGCGTCATCCCGACATCAAGCTGCTGCGGAAGCCCGACGACGTCCGGCGCGCCGCCGCGCTGCAAGCCGAGCTCCTCGCCGCCCTGTGGCCGCTGCTTCGGCCCGGCGGCCGGCTCGTGTACGCGACGTGCACGGTGCTGCGGGCGGAGAATGGGGAGCAGATCGAGCGCTTCCTGAGCGCCACGCCGGACGCGGAGATCACGGCCGGCCGGCCCCCTTTCGTCACCCGGCCCGGTGAGGCGAACCGTGACGGCTTCTATTATGCTTGCATAGACAAGCAGCGGATGCTCCCTTTGCGTGGATCAGGCTCGAAGCAATAGCGCTCGTGCGGTGAGCCGTCTCGTCAGCTCGCTGAAGCTCGCCGTCGTCCTGCTGCTCGGCGCCGCGATGCCCGCGATCGGGCAAGACGAGGAGGACCCCGGGCGGTTCGACGTTCGGGCCGCCAACGTCGAGCTCGTCAATGGCGTGTATTTTCTCGACTCCTGGATCGAGCTGCGCTTGCCTTCCGAGGCGAGCGAGGCGCTGCGCTCGGGCGTGCCGCTCACGATCCGGCTCGACGTCGAGATCACTTATCGCCGCCGCTTCTGGTTCGACGCGGACGCCCACTCGCTCGAGCAGCGCTATCAGCTCGACTACCACGCGCTCACGGAGCGGTACGTCGTGTCGAACCTGAACAGCGGCGACCGCACGTCGTTCTCGACGCTGTTCTCCGCGTTGAATTACCTGGGCCGCGTCGAGCACTTGCCGCTGATCGACGCCGCGCTGCTCGAGCCGGGCCGCGATTACCTCGTGCGGCTGCGGGCGGTTCTCGACATGGAGCGCTTCCCGGGCCCGCTGCGGCTCCTGGCCTTCTGGCGCCGTAACTGGGCCATTGCGAGCGATTGGTACGAATGGCGTTTGCGCGAAAAATAAAGCGGGCATTCGTCACGATGCTCCTCGCGTTCGGCGTGCTGCTGTGGCTCGTCGCGCTGCTGCTGTTCTCGCGCGTCGCCGAGAACTCGGACGACTTCGCCCGCCTGCAGAACTGGATCCTGCTGGTCAACTCGATCGGCGTCGCGGTCCTCGTCACGCTGATCGCCGTGAACCTGACGCGGCTGATCCGCGATCTCCGGCGTCACGTGCCGGGCTCGCGGCTGAAGCTGCGGATGATCACGCTGCTCGTCACGCTCGCCGTGACGCCGCTCGTCGTGGTTTACGTGTTCTCGGTGGCGTTCATCAACCGCGGGATCGACAACTGGTTCAACGTCGACGTGGAGCGCGGCCTCGACGACGCGCTCACGTTGAGCCAGACCGCGCTGGACGTGCAGAAGCGCCGCAACCTCGCCGAGCTCGAGCGCATCGCGGCGCGCCTGCCGCGAGACGCGGCGACCGCCGACCTCTTCACGCAGCTCGACACGCTGCGCATCGACAGCGGCGCCGACGAGCTCACGGTCTTCGGCGAGAACACGCGCATCCTCGCTACGAGCTCCGCAAACCCCGGCGTCGCGCCGCCGACGTATCCGACCGAGGAGATGATGATTCAGCTCCGCGAGCGGCGCCCGTACGTGAGCCTCGAGCCGCTCCGCGACGGCCATTACCGGGTGATCGCGGCCGTCTCGCTCGACGACGGGATGCGGCCGGATTCCCGGATCCTGCAAGGGCGCTTCCCCGTGGAGCCGCGTCTGTCCGCCCTCGCGAACTCCGTGCAGGAGAGCTACAACCAGTACTCGGAGCTGTCCTTCCTGCGCACGGCCCTGAAGTACAGCTTCACGCTGACTCTGAGCCTCGTGCTGTTGATCTCGGTGCTCGCGTCCGTCTACGGCGCGTTCACGTCGGCCCGGCGTCTCGTCGGGCCGATCCAGCAGCTGATGCAGGGCACACGCGCGGTGGCCCGCGGGGACTTCGACACGAAGCTTCCCGTCCCGGCCCGCGACGAGATCGGGTTCCTGATCAACTCGTTCAACGACATGACCCAGCGCCTCGCGGAGGCGCGGCAGCATGCGCGCTCGAGCGAGCAGAAGGTCGAAAGCGAGCGCCGCCGGCTCGAGGTGATCCTAGCGAGGCTCTCCACGGGCGTCGTGGCCCTCGAGCCCGACATGCGTGTCCGGACGGCGAACGCCGCCGCCGGGATCATCCTGAACATCGACCTCGAGGCGCACGTCGGCGACTCGCTCGTCGAGCTCGCGAAAACGCATCCGCTGCTCGGGCAGTTCCTCGAGGTCAGCGCCGCGAAGCTGGCCGAGGGCAAGAGCGAATGGCGCGAGCAGATCGTGCTCCGCGGCGACGTCGGGCGGCGCGTGCTGATGTGCGCGTGCACGGCGCTGCCCGGCGAGGCCGAGACGCCGAACGGATACGTGGTCGTCTTCGACGACATCACGGCGCTCCTTCAGGCCCAGCGGGATGCGGCCTGGGGCGAGGTCGCGCGCCGCCTCGCGCACGAGATCAAGAATCCGCTGACGCCGATCCAGCTCTCGGCCGAGCGGCTGCGGCGCCGTTATCTGACGTCCGAGGACGGCGGGCTCGACCTCCTCGACCGGGCGACGCGGACGATCATCCAGCAGGTCGAGGCGATGAAGGAGATGGTCAACGCCTTCAGCCAATACGCCCGCACGCCCGACGTCGAGCTCTCGCGCTTCGATCTGAACGAGCTGATCTCCGAGGTCACCGAGCTTTATCGCTCGCCCGAGAATCCGGTCACGATCAAGCTCTCGTTCGACGCTAATTTGCCGAAGATAGAGGCAGATGCCGGCAGAATGCGGCAGGTCTTTCACAACTTGATGCGCAATGCGCTCGAGGCGATGGAGCGCCAGAGCGACGCGCGGGTGGACATCTCGACCCGTTACGTGCTCCGCGGCGGCACGGACGCCGTCGAGATCAAGGTGGCCGACAACGGGCCGGGCTTCGGCGCGGACATCCTCCCACAGGCCTTCGAGCCGTACGTGACCGGCAAGGTCAAGGGAACGGGGCTGGGGCTCGCGATCGTGAAGAAGCTGATCGAAGATCACGGGGGCGAGATCAAGGCCGCCAACCGCGAGCACGGGGGAGCGGAGATCAGTATACTGCTTCCGATATCCGGCGAGGCAGGCGGCTCGGCGGGCCTTCACGGCGGCGAGAATAGGAGGGAGCGCGCATGAAAAATGCGCGGATCTTGGTTGTCGACGATGAAGCGAACATCCGCGCGCTGCTGGACGAGATCCTCAGCGAGGAAGGCTACGACGTCACCACCGCCGCCGATGCCGAGGAAGCCCGCCAGGCGCGCAAGCAGAGCGCCTACGACCTGATCCTGCTCGACATCTGGATGCCCGACACCGACGGCATCTCGCTCCTGAAGGAGTGGTCCGAAAGCGAGGCGTTGGGGCCCGTCGTGATGATGTCCGGGCACGGCACCGTCGACGCGGCCGTCGAGGCCACGCGTCTCGGCGCCGTCGATTTCATCGAGAAGCCGGTCTCCCTCGCGAAGCTGTTGCGCGTCGTGCAGTCCGCGCTCGCGGACCGGCGTGCGTCGGCGCGCCGCCGGAGCCTCGTCCCGCCGATGCTCGCGCCGGTCGGGAAGAGCCAGACGATGCGGCGGCTCCGGGAGCAGGTCGCGCGCGTCGCGCATCACGATGCGCATGCGCTCTTCACCGGCGAGCCGGGCAGCGGGCGCGAGGTCTTCGCGCGCTTCCTCGCGAGTCGCAGCGATCGGGCGCCGGGCCCGTTCGTGACCGTCATGGGCAGCGCGCTGTCGGAGGGCGGCTACCGGGCGCAGCTGCTCGGCGAGCCGGGGCAGCCCGGCGTGCTGAAGCGTGCGGCCGGCGGCCTGCTGTTCATCAACGAGATTCAAAACATGTCGCCCGCGGCGCAGCAGCAGCTGCTCGCGGTGCTCGAGCAAGGCGAGTTCCGCGCGGACGACACCGGGACGACGCACACCCTCGACGCCCGCATCCTCGCGAGCGCGCCGCCCGGCTTCGAGCGTAGCGACGAGTTCAACCGCGAGCTTTTGTCACACCTGTCGGTGATCGTGATTCGCGTGCCGCCGCTCCGCGAGTACTCCGAGGACGTGCCGGAGCTGCTGCGCTACCACGTGGACGCGTTCGTCGACTCCGAGAGCCTGCCGCTCCGCCGCTTCAGCGTCGCGGCGCAGAATCGGCTGCGGAATTATCCGTGGCCGGGAAACGTCCGCGAGCTCAAGAATCTCGTGAAGCGCCTGCTGATCCTGGACGGCAACGAGACGATCGAGCTCGAGGAGGTCGAGGCGCAGCTCGTCACGAACACACCGCAGAGCGAGCCGCTCGTGAAGCAGGATTTGCTCGCGATGCCGCTGCGCGAGGCGCGTGAGCACTTCGAGCGCGCTTATCTGCAGCAGCAGCTCTTGCTGTGCGGCGGCAAGGTCGGCCAGCTCGCGAAGCGCGTCGGCATGGAGCGCACGCACCTCTACCGCAAGCTCCGGTCCCTCGGCGTCGACTTCCGGCAGGCGCTGACGGACGAGTAGAACCAAAAAAAGGTGTCAGACACCTTTTTCCGGGTGAAAAGGTGTCTGACACCTTTTTTATTCGCTCACCTTCATCGTCAAGCTCTCGACGCCCGCGCGCTCGAGGTCGTTGCGGATGCGGTTCAGCTCGTCGAGGTCGGAGATCGGCCCCACGCGCACGCGGTGAAACTCGTCGTCGTCGATCGTGACCCGCTGGATCCGCGACTCGATGCCGAGAAGCGCAAGGCTCGCCTGCATGCGGTCGGCGTCGGCGTGCGATCGGAAGGACCCCGTCTGCAGCACGTAGCTTCCCGGCGTCTCGATCGGCGCGGACGGCGTGGACGGCCCGGAAGCCTCGGTCACCGTTTCGACCTCCGGAATCACGACTTCGTACTCGGGGAGGATCTCGTAGAACTCGAAGCGGGGCCGCCCGTCGTCGGCGGCGCCGGCCGCGGCCTCGCGAACCGGCGCTGACGCCGCGGCGCGGGTATCCGCGGGCCGAGACGCGGCCCGCTCCGGAGCGGCCTGCTCCGGCGCGGGCTCGCGACTCGGCACCGTGCGCGCGGCGGCCGGCGACTGCGCGGGCAGCGCGCCGCTGCGCAGATCGGAGAAGTAGATGCCGGCCGCGACGGCGAGACCCATCGCCAGCCCGACGAGCAGGTACGGCCAGCCGGAGGACCGGGCGCTTCGGGATCTTCGCGAGCGTCTCGTCATAGCTATCGGCGCGGGACGGCCTTGCCGTACACCTCGATCTGCGCCACGTCGGACCAGCCGCCCGGACCGTGACCGCTGCCCGGCATGAGGTCCACGAACCCGACCTCGTCCACTTTGCCGAGATCCGGATGCTCGATCCAGGTGCCCGTCGTCACGGCGCGCTCCGGGTCGAGCTTAAGCCACTTCATGCTCGCGAACGCGAGCTCGCTCTCGAGCCAGCCGATCGTGGATCCGCTCGTTTGATCGCCGACGAGCCAGGTGCCGTCGGCGAGCTTCACGACCGGCCGGATCGCATGCATGCCGGACACCTTCGTGTTCCACTTGATCGACGCGAGCCCGGTGAGGTCGACGTAGTTGTCCTTGTCGCGCAGCGCGGCTCCGCACGGCGTCGTGCAGAGGCCCGTCCAGACGTGCATCGGATTGCCCTTGTTCCCGGGTATTCCCGTGGCTTGGATGTCCGCGGCGCCCGGTCCGATGAGATCGAGCTCGAGATCGGCGTTGCCGACGTTCTGCTGCGTGACGGGCACCTCGGCGGTCTCGACGCTTCCGTCCTTCTTCGTGCCTTGCCGCCAGCTCTCGCTGAAGAAGAGCGGCGGAGGCGGCGTCCGCGGCAGATCGCGCACGGCGGCGTTCGCCGGCCCGGGGGCGCCGGTCTGGCCGTATGCGGCGGCGGCAAAAAGGAGCAGGAGCGATGGGACGGCGGCCCCGACGAGCGCGTGTCGTGACATGAGTGCCTCCTTAGGTGTTCTCTACAGCGCGAGGCTCCGAGCGAGCAGGCGCCGCCGCCGACTATAACTCGCGCCGGCGACGCGGTCAGGCGGCGCGAGGCGGCGGGCTCAGACCTCGAGCGGATCGACGTCGACGGACCAGCGCACGCGCCGCCCCTCGCGCCAATCGCGCGCTTCGGCCATCAGGCGGCCGAGCAACGCGTGCAGCGGGGCTCGCTCCGTGCAGGAGAAGAGGAGCTGCATTCGATAGCGGCCGCCTTTGCGCTCCATCGCTTCCGGCGCCGGGCCGAGAATCTTCACCGCTCCGGGCTTTGCCGCGGCGCTCGCGCGCACGCGGCCGAGGAACTCGGCGACCGGCGGCCGCCGTGCCGCTTCCGCGCGCCACAGTGCGAGATGCGAGAACGGCGGCCATCCCGCCCGCCGCCGCTCCGCGAGCGCGAGCTTCGCGAACTCCGCGTAGCCGTGCGCGAGGAGGCGTGTCAGGAGCGGATGAGTCGGATGATGCGTCTGGATCAGCACCTCGCCCGGCGTGTCCCGCCGTCCCGCCCGCCCCGCCACCTGCACGATCGTCTGCGCGAGACGCTCGCCGCTCCGAAAATCCGTTCCGAAGAGCCCCTGATCCGCGTTCAGCACGCCGACGAGCGTGACGCCGGGAAAGTCGTGCCCTTTCGCGAGCATCTGCGTGCCGACGAGGATGCGCGTCGCGCCGCTTCGAGCGCGTGCGAGCACACTGTCGAGCGTGCCCTTTCTCGACGTGGCGTCGCGATCGAGACGGCCGATGGGCTGGTCCGGGTAGAGCGCATTCAGCTCGTCGTCCACGCGCTGCGTGCCCGCGCCCACCGCAATCCGCTCGCTGCCGCATGCCGCGCAGCCCCAGGTCAAGGGCTTCGTCGCTCCGCAGTGGTGGCAGCGCAGCTCGCCGCTCGCCGCATGCACGGTGAGGCGCGCGTCGCACCGCCGGCACTGCTCGGCCTCGCCGCAGGACGGACAGAACAGGGCCGGCGCGAAGCCGCGGCGATTCAAGAACAGCAGCACCTGCCGGCCGGCTCCGAGATGCGTGTCGATCGCGGCGAGCAGAGGCGCCGACAGACCCCGGCGGCTCGGGTGCCGGGTCATGTCCACGACGCGAACGCAGGGCTCGCCGGCCGCACCGATGCGAGTCGGCATCTCGAGGAGCCGGTACCGCCCGGTCACCGCGTTGTGAAAGCTTTCGAGCGATGGAGTGGCCGACGCGAGCACGACAGGCACGTCGAGGCGGCGCGCGCGCAGCACCGCGAGGTCCCTCGCCGAGTAACGGAAGCCCTGCTGCTGCTTGTACGAGGTGTCGTGCTCCTCGTCGACGACGATCAGGCCCGGGCGCGCGAGCGGCGCGAATACCGCCGAGCGGGTGCCGACGACGACGCCGGCATCGCCCGCGCGCGCTCGCCGCCAAGCTTCGCGGCGCTCGCCGTCGGAGAGGCCGGAGTGCAGGATCGCGAGTCCCTCGCCGAAACGCTCGCGCAATCGCTGCACGAGCTGCGGCGTCAGGCCGATCTCGGGCACGAGGAGGAGCGATTGCCGTCCGGCGGCGAGCTGATCCGCGACGAGGCGCAGAAACACCTCGGTCTTGCCGCTGCCGGTCGCGCCGTGAAGCAGGAATGCGGCGTACGTCCGGCCGCTCGCGCGGACGGCGTCGAGCGCGCTGCGCTGCTCCGGCGTGAGCTCGGGCAGCGCGGGCGAGGAATGCGAATGCGGCGGCGGCGCGGCCGCCGCGGCTTCCTCGATCCAGCCCTTGTCCGCGAGGCGTTTCAGGGTGGCCGGCGCGATCCCAGCGCAGCGCAGCGCTTCCGACGGCAGCGCGCCTGCGGCGAGCAGCGCGAGCGCGTCGGCCTGGCGCGCCGCTTTCGCCCGAACGGCGTCGATCGACTGAGCGCGGCCTTCCGCCGTGAGCCGCCAGCTGCGCGCGGACGCGCCGGCGAGCGGCCGGCCCCGCCGCAGCAGGCCCGGCAGCGCATGGCTCAACACCTCGCCGATCGGGTGGTGGTAGTAGTCGGCCGCCCATCGCAGCGTGGCGAGCAGCTCGGAGGGCAGAAGCGGCTCCGGATCGAGCGCCGCCGAGACGCTCTTCAGCTTCCCGCTCGGCACCGCGGTGCTCTCGGGAAGCTCGAGCACGACGCCGACGCGGCGCCCGCGCCCGAACGGCACGTCGACCCGGCTTCCGGGCGCGGGCGGCGGCGTGTCGCCGGCCCACGCATAGTCGAAGCATTCGGGCAGGGGGACGGGGACGGCGACTCTGAGAAGCGGTCGGGTCATGGCGGGCGCAAGCGCGTGCACGATCTACGATTTCGGCGCGCGGGCGCAAGAGCGCCGCGGCCCGTCGCCGACGAGTGTTGCCGATCCCCCACACCTTCCGTGACCGCGACCACCGCGGCGCGCGGGTCGCAGAAATGCCGCGCTCGACGCCACAAGCAATTGAATGTCGTTCCGAACTCGGAGAAACTTGACTTGTCGGCAACAGCTCGACATGCAGCCATGGAGCGACGAAACCACACGCTGAGCCAGGAAGTGTTGCGAACGGATATCGCAGGCATGCCGCTCGAGTGGGTGGACTACCGCGTCGCGGCGATTCTCTACCACACCGGGCAGGTGGCCTACACCTGCGGGTCGCCGATCTACCGGATCCGCGGCGGTCACAATGCCCGCACCGGATTGCGGAGCTCGATCCAGGTCAGCTCGATCATCGCCACTACCGGCGAAATGCACTCCGCCGCGCGGCGCTCCGCGGATTACGTGCCCCCTCTGAACAATCGCACCTTGTTCCGGCGCGACGCGAATCTTTGCATGTACTGCGGCGTCGTGTTCCGCAGCTCCGAGCTCACGCGCGACCACATCACGCCGCTCAGCCTCGGCGGAACGGACTCGTGGACGAACGTCGTCACCGCATGCCGGCGCTGCAACAATCACAAAGGCGGCCGCACGCCGGAGCAGGCCGACATGCAGCTCGTGGCCGTGCCGTTCACGCCGACGTATGCCGAATACATTTATCTGAAAGGCCGGCGGGTGCTGGCCGATCAGATGGAGTACCTGCTCACGCATTTCCCGCGGACGAGCCCGCTGCATGCGCGGCTGCGGGGCGATCTCGCGCGGGCTGCCTCGTTCAACTAGCCCCCGCGGCCGCCGATGCCGGCCGACGACTCGCTCCTCGCTCTTCGCACGGTCTTGAGGCAATCGGGCCTCGACATCACCGGGGAGCCGCCGTGCGCCGTGGGCGGCGGCAGCATCAGCCGGACCGTGAAGGTCGAGACGACCGCCGGGCCGGTCCTCGTCAAGGTCGAGCCGGCCGCCGGCTTCGACTTGCTCGACGCCGAGGCGGCGGCGCTCGAAGCGTTGCGCGACGCGCGTGCGATCCGCGTGCCCGAAGTCGCGGCGAAAGGCTGCGCGGGCCGTTACGCGTTCCTCGCGATCGAATGGATCGACTTCGGCCGCCCGTCGCCGGCCGCCGAGCGCCGTCTCGGCACGGGCCTCGCGGCGCTCCATCGCGTCACGGCCGGCGACTTCGGCTGGCACCGCGACAACTACATCGGCCGCACGCCGCAGCGCAACGATCGGTCGGGCGACTGGATCGGCTTCTACCGCGAACGGCGCCTGCGCTTTCAGCTCGAGATCGCCCGCCGTAACGGCATCGGCGAGGCGGTTTCGAGCCGCGGCACGGCGCTGCTCGAGAATCTCGAGCGCTTCTTCGACGGCTACCGGCCTGCGCCGAGCCTGCTCCACGGGGATCTGTGGGGCGGCAACTGGGGCGCCGCGGCGGGGGACGAGCCGTGCGTCTTCGACCCGGCCGCGTACTTCGGCGATCGCGAAGCGGACCTCGCGATGACGCGGCTCTTCGGCGGCTTCGGGCCCGAGTTCTACCGCGCGTACGAGGAGGCGTGGCCCCTCGCGGAGGGGTGGGAGCGCCGCGTCGAGCTCTACAACCTCTACCACCTGCTGAATCACTTCAATCTGTTCGGCGGCGGCTACCGGCATCGGGTGGAGGCGACGCTGCGCAGCCTGCTCCGCGGTTGACGGTCGTCGGGCGCGCCCGGCCGCGAAAGCCGCTGCGCGCGGTCAGGCACCGGCCGGCTCTTCCGCGCGGTCGTCCTCGATCAGAAAGAAGCTGACGTCGCCGGGCAGGAACAGCGTGACCGAGCCGCTCGCGTCGGCCGTGATCGGCGCGCCTCGCCGGACCTCGAAGCCCTTCGCGCGAAGATACTCGGTACGGGCGTCGAGCTGACCGGCCCGAAAGGTCAGCGCGCGCGTGAAGCGGCGCGTCTCGTGGAGGCCGAGGACGAGCCCGCGGCCGGCGAGCGTCAGCCACGGATGGGGGGCGTCGCGCCGGGCGACAAAGGAAAGCCCGAGCGCGGTCCAGAAGCGCTCGGCGCGCGCGAGCGAACGGGTCGCGACGCTGAGCTCGACGAACGCGCCGCATGCCGAGACCGTCGTCGCGTGGTCGGCGACGGGCGGAAACGTTCTGGCCTCGAGCAGCAGGATCGGAAGACCGTCGGGATCGCAGAAGCGGACGCGATGGAACTCGTCGTCGCCGAGCTCGGTGCGCTCGAGCTCGATCCCGGCGGCTTCCAGCCTGCGCGCCTGCGCCTTCACATCCGGACGGACGAACGTCGGCACGGGGCCGTCGAGCTCGTTCTCGTGCAAACCGATCGTGAGCCGCCCGTCCGTGGCCGCGGCGTAAGGTTCCGAGACGAAGTCCGCGACCGGGACGCCGCGAAAGCCGAGCGCGGAGTAGGCTTCGACGGCTTCCGCAATCGGGCTCGCCGGCACGGCGAGCTCGAGCAGCTCGCCGATGTCGGGCAAAAGGGGCGCGGCGGCGCGGGCGGCCGTTTCACCGTCAGGACGCTTCGAGCTCATGGAATCCTCACGCTCGCGAATCTGTCAGAATCGCGGTCCCGCTCCGTCGTGAACGGCTTGCCATTTTGCCCTCCGGGACGCTTCGCGGCATCTCGAAGAGGGGTCTCGGGGGAATCGTGGTCGCCGAGCTCGCCGACATCCTGCTTCCGGTCTTCTGCCTCGCGGCCGCAGGGTATGCGTGGCAGCGGCTCGGCGTCCCGTTCGAGCGCGAGTTCGTGACGCGCGTGATCATGAATCTCGCGGGTCCCTGTCTGATCGTCGACAGCCTGTCCGGGCTCGAGCTGCCGCTCGACCTGTTCGCGACGATGGCGGCCGCGTCGGTCGCGATGCTCGCGACGACGCTCGCCGCCGCGTGGCTGCTCTTGAAGGCGCTGCGACTCCCGGTGCGCTCGTACCTGCCCGCCGTCAGCATCGGCAACAACGGCAACCTCGGGCTGCCGCTGTCGCTGCTCGCGTTCGGGCCGGAGGGCCTCGGGCTCGCGGTCGCGGTGTATGTGATCAATTCCGTCGGGCAGTTCACGATGACGCCGATGCTGCAAAGCGGCGTGCCGGTGCTGCGCA
This window of the Gammaproteobacteria bacterium genome carries:
- the fmt gene encoding methionyl-tRNA formyltransferase, with the protein product MPVGTAPRIVFAGTPDFAVPSLRALAASGAEIPLVLTQPDRPAGRGRRLSPPPVKRAAAELGLRVAQPEALSDASAPEAWGLADERPDLMLVVAYGLLLPRWARDWPRLGCVNVHASLLPRWRGAAPIQHAILGGDAVTGVTLMRIEAGLDSGPIYAARETPIGADETAGELHDRLAELGAALAAETLPRILAGTIEPIPQDDTAKTYAPKLDKRDARLDWRAPAIDLARRVRAFNPWPVAYTVADDGRVIRILAAAARPAAPEAERIAPGRIVAAGRDGIDVATGEGVLRLLRIQPPSSRVMDAAAYLAAHRLDGVTFV
- a CDS encoding DUF4390 domain-containing protein translates to MSRLVSSLKLAVVLLLGAAMPAIGQDEEDPGRFDVRAANVELVNGVYFLDSWIELRLPSEASEALRSGVPLTIRLDVEITYRRRFWFDADAHSLEQRYQLDYHALTERYVVSNLNSGDRTSFSTLFSALNYLGRVEHLPLIDAALLEPGRDYLVRLRAVLDMERFPGPLRLLAFWRRNWAIASDWYEWRLREK
- a CDS encoding SPOR domain-containing protein; the encoded protein is MTRRSRRSRSARSSGWPYLLVGLAMGLAVAAGIYFSDLRSGALPAQSPAAARTVPSREPAPEQAAPERAASRPADTRAAASAPVREAAAGAADDGRPRFEFYEILPEYEVVIPEVETVTEASGPSTPSAPIETPGSYVLQTGSFRSHADADRMQASLALLGIESRIQRVTIDDDEFHRVRVGPISDLDELNRIRNDLERAGVESLTMKVSE
- the rsmB gene encoding 16S rRNA (cytosine(967)-C(5))-methyltransferase RsmB, producing MSETSAADSGATAGAAARAAAARAVARVVAGASLDDALAALPPLPERDASLARALAFGACRWHHRLEWQASRLLDRPLPRRETTLAALIRVGLLQLQSMRVPDHAAVSATVEAARLVGAPRAKGLVNAVLRRFLRERAQLDAEMAAHPTALHSHPAWLIERIRADWPDDWPAILDANNAAPPMWLRVNLARTTRERYLERLEAAGLRAERGPPPPGAPAAILLAEPLPTARLPGFAEGEVSVQDASAQLAAELLDLAPGQRVLDACAAPGGKTAHALERCGALAELWAVDRDASRLDTVRATLTRLGLTAKAKLVHGDAARPDEWWDGRPFDRVLLDAPCTALGVIRRHPDIKLLRKPDDVRRAAALQAELLAALWPLLRPGGRLVYATCTVLRAENGEQIERFLSATPDAEITAGRPPFVTRPGEANRDGFYYACIDKQRMLPLRGSGSKQ
- a CDS encoding ATP-binding protein is translated as MAFARKIKRAFVTMLLAFGVLLWLVALLLFSRVAENSDDFARLQNWILLVNSIGVAVLVTLIAVNLTRLIRDLRRHVPGSRLKLRMITLLVTLAVTPLVVVYVFSVAFINRGIDNWFNVDVERGLDDALTLSQTALDVQKRRNLAELERIAARLPRDAATADLFTQLDTLRIDSGADELTVFGENTRILATSSANPGVAPPTYPTEEMMIQLRERRPYVSLEPLRDGHYRVIAAVSLDDGMRPDSRILQGRFPVEPRLSALANSVQESYNQYSELSFLRTALKYSFTLTLSLVLLISVLASVYGAFTSARRLVGPIQQLMQGTRAVARGDFDTKLPVPARDEIGFLINSFNDMTQRLAEARQHARSSEQKVESERRRLEVILARLSTGVVALEPDMRVRTANAAAGIILNIDLEAHVGDSLVELAKTHPLLGQFLEVSAAKLAEGKSEWREQIVLRGDVGRRVLMCACTALPGEAETPNGYVVVFDDITALLQAQRDAAWGEVARRLAHEIKNPLTPIQLSAERLRRRYLTSEDGGLDLLDRATRTIIQQVEAMKEMVNAFSQYARTPDVELSRFDLNELISEVTELYRSPENPVTIKLSFDANLPKIEADAGRMRQVFHNLMRNALEAMERQSDARVDISTRYVLRGGTDAVEIKVADNGPGFGADILPQAFEPYVTGKVKGTGLGLAIVKKLIEDHGGEIKAANREHGGAEISILLPISGEAGGSAGLHGGENRRERA
- a CDS encoding sigma-54 dependent transcriptional regulator translates to MKNARILVVDDEANIRALLDEILSEEGYDVTTAADAEEARQARKQSAYDLILLDIWMPDTDGISLLKEWSESEALGPVVMMSGHGTVDAAVEATRLGAVDFIEKPVSLAKLLRVVQSALADRRASARRRSLVPPMLAPVGKSQTMRRLREQVARVAHHDAHALFTGEPGSGREVFARFLASRSDRAPGPFVTVMGSALSEGGYRAQLLGEPGQPGVLKRAAGGLLFINEIQNMSPAAQQQLLAVLEQGEFRADDTGTTHTLDARILASAPPGFERSDEFNRELLSHLSVIVIRVPPLREYSEDVPELLRYHVDAFVDSESLPLRRFSVAAQNRLRNYPWPGNVRELKNLVKRLLILDGNETIELEEVEAQLVTNTPQSEPLVKQDLLAMPLREAREHFERAYLQQQLLLCGGKVGQLAKRVGMERTHLYRKLRSLGVDFRQALTDE